A genomic region of Maledivibacter sp. contains the following coding sequences:
- a CDS encoding methyl-accepting chemotaxis protein: protein MKFNLLRKISIQKRLIIVVLLFAVIFCGMSAIQIYNMKQMNEDVDKVVNEGTNGILTAERANFYMHQIIINFYRSTTGDEKFIKAMVDNCTYVREALGEYEKTAKTKENKELLSEVKLAFADYEDVIVKLAKQLRGGMRDKEIIKFLNEQNTKTKADRVIGGIDKIVKYSETTANSSKDIYFSKVKNTILMMIIGVIGVLILSVYINFSVSLSIIVPLKELVKNINYVGENLDMTYRFKDDSKDEISLVKDVLNIFMEKYHHMMYNTNQNIKDSVGKFQGIVSASQQNIKNVEMYVNDAVLKVDRLGETVEVEFNTIKDVNEASQIAATKGNAVSQEVQLATNYTNEVAEYVQDTLELSKQVVSSSEQVFENVGMLSEKISNIQGFVEVITNIAGQTNLLALNASIEAARAGEAGKGFAVVAEEIRKLAEETNKEAENVKYLSEDIISGFKNVNEVIIENSQFSKKASKQSLLTMEKTQEISTLMGSIMQISKEMSLLVIKQAEASKDMEKLIKITNEEMRSAASSVEGINKEIEEVSSGEEQIIQASESLMAIVHTVDKSMDEFKMK, encoded by the coding sequence ATGAAATTTAATTTATTAAGAAAAATCAGTATCCAAAAGAGACTTATTATAGTTGTTTTGTTATTCGCAGTAATTTTTTGTGGTATGTCTGCTATTCAAATCTATAATATGAAGCAAATGAATGAAGATGTAGATAAGGTAGTAAATGAAGGAACAAATGGAATTTTGACTGCTGAAAGAGCCAATTTTTATATGCATCAGATTATCATTAATTTTTATCGCTCCACCACGGGAGATGAAAAATTCATTAAAGCAATGGTTGATAATTGTACATATGTAAGGGAAGCATTAGGTGAATATGAAAAAACTGCAAAGACAAAAGAAAATAAGGAACTTCTAAGTGAGGTTAAATTGGCTTTTGCCGATTATGAAGATGTTATTGTTAAACTTGCTAAGCAATTACGTGGAGGTATGAGGGATAAAGAAATTATTAAATTTTTGAATGAACAAAATACAAAAACGAAAGCAGATCGAGTGATCGGTGGTATAGATAAAATTGTAAAATATAGTGAGACAACTGCAAATTCAAGTAAGGACATATATTTCAGTAAAGTAAAAAATACAATTTTAATGATGATTATAGGGGTTATAGGTGTACTAATATTATCTGTATATATAAATTTTAGTGTGAGTTTATCAATTATAGTTCCTTTAAAAGAATTGGTGAAAAACATTAATTATGTTGGAGAAAATTTAGATATGACTTATCGTTTTAAAGATGATAGTAAAGATGAGATTTCATTAGTAAAAGATGTTTTAAACATTTTTATGGAAAAGTATCATCATATGATGTATAATACCAACCAAAATATAAAGGATAGTGTGGGAAAATTTCAGGGAATCGTATCTGCATCACAGCAGAATATTAAAAATGTAGAAATGTATGTAAATGATGCCGTTCTAAAAGTAGATCGTCTTGGAGAAACAGTAGAAGTTGAATTTAATACCATCAAGGATGTAAACGAAGCTTCACAAATAGCCGCCACAAAGGGTAATGCCGTTTCTCAGGAGGTTCAGTTAGCCACAAATTATACTAATGAGGTTGCTGAATATGTACAAGATACACTTGAACTTTCTAAGCAGGTTGTGTCCTCATCGGAGCAGGTTTTTGAGAATGTAGGTATGCTTTCTGAGAAAATAAGTAATATTCAAGGATTCGTTGAAGTTATTACTAATATTGCAGGACAAACAAATCTTCTTGCATTAAATGCGTCTATTGAAGCAGCTAGAGCAGGGGAAGCTGGTAAAGGGTTTGCTGTGGTCGCTGAGGAAATACGAAAACTTGCGGAGGAGACCAATAAAGAAGCTGAAAATGTAAAATATTTGTCAGAGGATATTATTTCTGGATTTAAAAATGTAAATGAAGTAATTATTGAAAACTCACAGTTTTCTAAGAAGGCTAGTAAACAATCCTTACTTACAATGGAAAAAACTCAAGAAATTTCGACTCTTATGGGATCTATTATGCAGATATCAAAGGAGATGTCGCTGTTAGTGATAAAGCAAGCGGAAGCTAGTAAGGATATGGAAAAGCTTATAAAAATCACAAATGAAGAGATGAGAAGTGCGGCTTCTTCAGTTGAAGGTATTAATAAGGAAATAGAAGAGGTAAGTAGTGGTGAAGAACAAATTATACAAGCTTCTGAAAGCTTAATGGCCATAGTTCATACAGTAGATAAGTCAATGGATGAATTTAAAATGAAGTAG
- a CDS encoding methyl-accepting chemotaxis protein yields the protein MKKQRLASKKTTIKFKLIVVPLVVVFIALVVIGGISSWFMRQSLLDQMREDGLALAKQVVEQAENNTLSLKIINSMLEDKIRVAGETAIRNSEGLTSELLKKIAEGTGVKEIYWYNSNGEIIYSTVDGYLGWVAPVGHPVDDFRKSDKNELMEEVRKDTDSDNYNKYGYLKHSDGSFVQVGIRANKVEELTQRFNYQSLTTQLQEKEGVVYAAIIDEKYQVLAHSNEDRVGAVIENEGVINSVDSKENYAMEYYYEPAKQNVYNVIMHIYTEGEYVDSLNIGLSVEGVYDAIDRNIMIIAISGIIAFIILIILLLSSSNYAIKTIVKLKEILDHMASGDLTKELSQKYLQKNDELGDISKSVNTTKDSIKEMIKAIADTSASIASSSEEVAATSEQTALTSNEIARTVEEIASGATEQAKETGQGAEDISVLVKFIEENQNLMGDLNKALEKVERLKNEGIETLEKLVEKTNQSQVASKNVYDVIIETNNNAERIENASQMIKNIADQTNLLALNAAIEAARAGDAGKGFAVVADEIRKLAEQSNTFTDEISMIIEELSDKTGMAVANMNEVSDIVSQQTNSVKETNSKFEGISKSIDSILEILLKLNKYGEEIQSKNIGIITMIENLSAISEENAAGTEEVAASVEEQTAAMAELSNASEALAKLAEEMQGSISRFKY from the coding sequence ATGAAAAAACAAAGATTAGCTTCAAAAAAGACCACAATCAAGTTTAAGCTAATTGTAGTGCCCTTGGTAGTTGTATTTATAGCACTTGTAGTTATAGGGGGGATCTCATCGTGGTTTATGCGACAAAGTCTTTTAGATCAAATGAGAGAAGATGGTTTGGCTTTAGCAAAACAAGTAGTAGAACAAGCTGAAAACAATACATTGTCCCTGAAAATAATTAATAGTATGTTAGAGGACAAAATTAGAGTTGCTGGAGAAACAGCAATTAGAAATAGTGAAGGTTTGACTAGTGAATTACTAAAGAAAATTGCAGAGGGTACAGGAGTAAAGGAAATATACTGGTATAACTCCAATGGTGAAATAATATATTCTACTGTTGATGGCTATTTAGGTTGGGTTGCTCCAGTGGGACATCCTGTTGATGATTTTAGAAAAAGTGATAAAAATGAGTTGATGGAAGAGGTTAGGAAGGATACAGACTCTGATAATTATAATAAATATGGGTATTTAAAACATAGTGATGGTAGCTTTGTGCAAGTTGGTATTAGGGCCAATAAAGTTGAGGAGCTAACTCAGCGATTTAATTACCAAAGCTTGACGACTCAGCTTCAAGAAAAAGAGGGTGTAGTATATGCAGCAATCATTGATGAAAAGTATCAAGTGCTTGCCCATAGTAATGAAGATAGAGTAGGAGCAGTAATTGAAAATGAAGGGGTAATAAATTCAGTTGATTCAAAGGAAAACTATGCAATGGAATACTATTATGAACCTGCAAAGCAAAATGTATATAATGTGATTATGCACATTTATACAGAAGGCGAGTATGTTGATTCTTTAAATATCGGACTTTCTGTTGAAGGTGTATATGATGCTATTGATCGTAATATAATGATTATAGCTATTTCAGGAATCATTGCTTTTATAATATTAATTATACTTTTATTAAGCTCTTCAAATTATGCAATTAAAACCATAGTAAAGCTTAAGGAAATTTTAGACCATATGGCGTCAGGAGATTTAACAAAGGAATTATCTCAAAAGTATTTACAGAAAAACGACGAGCTGGGGGATATTTCAAAATCAGTCAATACTACTAAAGATTCTATTAAAGAAATGATTAAAGCTATAGCAGATACATCGGCAAGTATTGCGTCTTCATCGGAAGAAGTAGCCGCGACTAGTGAACAGACTGCCCTCACTTCCAATGAAATCGCAAGAACCGTAGAAGAAATTGCAAGTGGAGCCACTGAACAAGCTAAAGAGACTGGCCAGGGGGCAGAAGATATTAGCGTTTTAGTAAAATTTATTGAAGAGAACCAAAACCTTATGGGTGATTTAAATAAAGCATTAGAAAAGGTAGAAAGACTGAAAAATGAAGGAATTGAAACTCTAGAAAAATTAGTAGAAAAAACAAATCAAAGTCAAGTTGCATCTAAAAATGTTTATGATGTGATCATAGAGACGAATAATAATGCTGAAAGAATAGAAAATGCGAGTCAAATGATAAAGAACATAGCGGATCAAACCAATTTATTGGCCTTAAATGCAGCTATTGAAGCTGCAAGGGCGGGGGATGCAGGTAAGGGCTTTGCAGTTGTGGCAGATGAGATTAGAAAATTAGCAGAGCAATCTAATACATTTACCGATGAAATATCAATGATTATTGAAGAACTAAGTGATAAAACAGGTATGGCAGTAGCAAATATGAATGAAGTAAGTGATATAGTGTCTCAACAAACTAACAGTGTTAAGGAAACAAATTCTAAGTTTGAAGGAATTTCAAAATCAATTGATAGTATTTTAGAAATATTACTAAAGCTAAACAAATATGGTGAAGAAATACAGAGTAAAAATATTGGGATTATTACAATGATTGAAAATCTTTCTGCTATTTCTGAAGAGAATGCGGCGGGGACTGAAGAAGTCGCGGCTTCTGTAGAGGAACAAACGGCGGCTATGGCAGAATTGTCTAATGCATCGGAAGCATTAGCAAAGTTAGCTGAAGAAATGCAAGGTAGTATATCCAGGTTCAAATATTAG
- a CDS encoding sigma 54-interacting transcriptional regulator, with the protein MDNIKKINPRILKLIIEQLDGVVITDAKGRYIYVNDVWSEIMGGIKLEEIKGKYVREIVPETMIHTVLKSGKPITGHVIIARGSIEREVFSSYMPVIENGEVVAGFIHVIMRGMKDALNFSSKVNAMIHQLEYYQEELRKIRGAKYSLDNIVGNSTEIIHMKKLIISAARSRSTVLIEGETGSGKELVAHSIHNLSVRKASPFIKVNCAAIPRELLETEFFGYEGGAFTGACKGGKQGRFEMANGGSLFLDEINQMPYDLQPKLLRALQEDEIEKIGGKGSIPINVRIIVASNVSLEKLIKESKFRKDLFYRLNVIKIEIPPLRKRKEDIPLIADSLLEKLNFQLGMSVPGISEETKYKLMEYNWPGNIRELQNVIERAMNLAWGEELKWEHFCDYFVGKNTVKAKFDNNRNGYMIKSLKNDLEKETIIKVLENCGDNKTRAAKKLGISRTLLYRKLKKYNI; encoded by the coding sequence TTGGATAACATAAAAAAAATAAATCCCCGAATATTAAAATTGATAATTGAACAATTAGATGGTGTAGTTATAACAGATGCAAAGGGTAGATATATATATGTAAACGACGTATGGTCTGAAATCATGGGAGGAATAAAACTAGAGGAAATCAAAGGGAAATATGTTCGTGAAATTGTTCCTGAAACCATGATACATACTGTACTTAAAAGTGGGAAGCCCATAACGGGACATGTAATAATAGCAAGGGGATCGATTGAAAGAGAAGTTTTTTCCTCCTATATGCCTGTGATAGAAAATGGGGAAGTTGTCGCCGGCTTCATCCATGTAATAATGAGGGGAATGAAGGATGCCCTTAATTTTTCATCTAAGGTAAATGCCATGATTCATCAATTAGAATATTATCAAGAAGAATTAAGAAAAATAAGGGGGGCAAAATACTCCTTAGATAATATCGTAGGCAATAGTACTGAGATTATTCATATGAAAAAATTGATAATAAGTGCAGCTAGATCAAGATCGACTGTATTGATAGAAGGTGAAACCGGGAGTGGAAAAGAATTAGTGGCCCATTCTATACATAATTTAAGTGTAAGAAAAGCATCCCCTTTTATAAAGGTGAACTGTGCCGCAATACCAAGGGAACTATTGGAAACAGAATTTTTTGGTTATGAAGGTGGAGCATTCACTGGAGCGTGTAAAGGTGGGAAACAAGGTAGATTTGAAATGGCAAATGGGGGCAGCTTGTTCTTAGATGAAATTAATCAAATGCCCTATGATCTGCAACCTAAGCTTTTGAGGGCCCTCCAGGAAGATGAAATAGAAAAAATAGGTGGTAAAGGAAGTATTCCTATAAATGTGAGGATAATAGTTGCCAGTAATGTATCCTTGGAGAAACTTATTAAAGAAAGTAAGTTTAGAAAGGATTTATTTTATAGGCTAAATGTGATAAAAATAGAAATACCACCTTTAAGGAAAAGAAAGGAAGATATACCTTTGATAGCGGATAGCTTATTAGAAAAGTTAAATTTCCAGTTGGGTATGAGCGTACCCGGGATATCTGAGGAAACTAAATATAAGCTTATGGAATATAACTGGCCTGGGAATATTAGAGAGCTACAAAATGTAATAGAAAGAGCTATGAATCTTGCCTGGGGAGAAGAATTGAAGTGGGAACATTTTTGTGACTATTTTGTGGGTAAAAATACTGTTAAAGCTAAGTTTGATAATAACAGAAATGGATATATGATTAAAAGCTTAAAAAATGATTTGGAAAAAGAGACCATAATAAAAGTTTTAGAAAATTGTGGTGACAATAAAACTAGAGCGGCTAAGAAATTGGGAATTTCGAGAACTCTATTATATAGAAAATTAAAGAAATATAATATATAG
- a CDS encoding DUF2000 domain-containing protein, protein MKFDTKLAVILKEDLQVWQKLNITAFLMSGIGGTQNIIGQPYIDDNGVEYLPMSGQPIMIYSDKGNSMMNLLKKAFTKEVVVTIYTEELFNTFNDDDNREMVSKFKTDELNLVGIGIYGKKNHVDKLLKGFELHK, encoded by the coding sequence ATGAAATTTGATACTAAATTAGCTGTAATTTTAAAGGAAGACTTACAGGTTTGGCAAAAACTAAATATTACGGCATTCTTAATGAGTGGAATTGGTGGGACACAAAATATTATTGGACAACCATATATTGATGATAATGGAGTAGAGTATTTACCTATGTCAGGGCAACCCATAATGATTTATTCAGATAAAGGGAATTCTATGATGAATCTATTAAAAAAAGCCTTTACTAAAGAGGTTGTAGTCACTATTTATACTGAAGAACTTTTTAATACTTTTAACGATGATGATAATAGGGAAATGGTTTCAAAATTTAAAACCGATGAATTGAATTTAGTGGGTATAGGTATCTATGGAAAGAAAAATCATGTGGATAAACTTTTGAAAGGCTTTGAACTACATAAGTAA
- a CDS encoding sodium:solute symporter family protein: MTISTTLLVMFVVFAGVLLYGGYATRKWINDSSDYLLAGREVSLIINMFGVAAIGYAGTSITLCPGFMVLFGVKGALSFGVAYLIAGLMCYGLIFSKFIRRCGAQTLPEWLEMRFDSRTRTIVTISTILGLLGILANNIVSMAITVSGFTEWNYLITTSAIFAIFLIFTYTGGFWAVTLTDFLQMIIGLIALPTLLISLMIKFGALSSAIANWPSGLGLMNSGITGLSMPEMSLKYPSVFTMFLLFGMFLVWGNNYYWLRVASCRSERVAKRSFIYASLLLFFVMYGILYIIGIYSGVNQAHVFAGGVSPMAAFGVSLRAVPTLAASFALLGALAASISTATTAHMGATNTAVRDIYAKLIKPNAKPKELVRPAKIIMLTLGILVWFLSFYPGGPSYLFAFANSWLGPPAVLVFYGAFWPRATKEGAFWGAVISICAMMVITILDLTKIWSITQYMHQGVFGLIITLVLTTVISLMTKPKYYGESYWKTVGKQTNRNIKLSEDDEKVLGLIRKGFNTMGEITDLLAVDSGISNKVIEILDQNRLIQRDSLRGSGFYKFSITKEGINMLPKLSKEDALLLEKGLTKDELCILKAIKKGKEELNNFVNKSDLDSLKFSVFASKLIRNGYLKEGGLLKRTIAITDKGSRVVDNIISEKVDNAN; this comes from the coding sequence TTGACAATTAGTACTACGTTACTGGTTATGTTTGTGGTATTTGCAGGGGTTTTGCTATATGGAGGATATGCTACTAGAAAATGGATTAACGACTCATCAGACTACCTTCTTGCGGGAAGAGAAGTCAGCCTTATTATTAACATGTTTGGAGTAGCAGCTATTGGATATGCGGGTACATCAATAACATTGTGCCCAGGTTTTATGGTATTGTTTGGGGTTAAAGGAGCATTATCATTTGGGGTAGCTTACTTGATAGCAGGGCTAATGTGTTATGGACTTATTTTTTCAAAATTCATAAGGAGATGTGGAGCCCAAACACTTCCAGAATGGTTGGAGATGAGGTTTGACAGCAGAACAAGGACGATTGTAACAATATCTACTATATTAGGACTTTTGGGAATATTAGCAAACAATATAGTTTCAATGGCAATTACAGTATCTGGTTTTACTGAATGGAATTATCTAATCACTACTTCTGCAATATTTGCGATATTTTTGATATTCACATATACAGGAGGATTTTGGGCGGTTACTCTTACAGATTTTTTACAAATGATCATTGGACTTATAGCATTGCCTACATTGCTAATATCTCTAATGATAAAATTCGGAGCTTTATCTAGCGCTATTGCCAATTGGCCAAGTGGCCTTGGACTCATGAACAGTGGTATCACAGGTTTATCTATGCCGGAAATGAGTTTAAAATACCCAAGTGTGTTTACAATGTTTTTATTATTTGGAATGTTTCTTGTTTGGGGAAACAACTACTATTGGCTGAGAGTAGCATCATGTAGAAGTGAGAGGGTAGCAAAACGTTCTTTCATTTATGCATCATTGTTATTGTTTTTTGTAATGTATGGGATTTTATACATAATAGGAATATATTCGGGAGTAAATCAAGCTCATGTTTTTGCAGGAGGAGTATCCCCTATGGCGGCCTTTGGAGTATCCTTGAGGGCAGTACCCACATTGGCGGCAAGTTTTGCACTGTTGGGAGCCTTAGCTGCATCAATATCTACAGCCACAACGGCACATATGGGAGCAACAAATACAGCTGTTAGAGATATATACGCCAAACTGATAAAACCAAATGCAAAACCTAAGGAATTAGTAAGACCAGCTAAAATAATAATGCTTACCCTTGGCATCTTAGTATGGTTCTTATCCTTTTATCCTGGGGGACCATCCTATCTATTTGCATTTGCAAATTCATGGCTCGGGCCACCTGCAGTACTAGTATTTTATGGAGCATTTTGGCCAAGAGCTACTAAAGAAGGGGCTTTCTGGGGAGCAGTAATAAGTATATGTGCCATGATGGTAATAACAATATTAGATTTAACAAAAATTTGGTCGATTACACAATATATGCACCAAGGAGTTTTTGGATTAATAATTACATTGGTATTAACTACGGTTATTAGCTTGATGACAAAACCTAAATATTATGGGGAAAGCTATTGGAAAACAGTGGGAAAACAAACTAATAGGAATATTAAATTAAGTGAGGACGATGAAAAAGTATTAGGACTAATAAGAAAGGGTTTCAATACAATGGGTGAAATTACAGATTTACTTGCAGTGGATTCGGGCATAAGTAATAAAGTTATAGAAATATTGGATCAGAATAGATTGATTCAAAGAGATTCATTAAGGGGATCAGGTTTTTACAAATTCAGTATCACCAAGGAAGGAATCAATATGCTTCCTAAGCTTTCAAAGGAAGATGCACTATTACTTGAAAAGGGGCTTACTAAGGATGAATTATGTATTTTAAAGGCAATAAAAAAAGGAAAAGAAGAACTGAATAATTTTGTAAATAAATCAGATTTAGATTCATTAAAGTTTTCTGTATTTGCTTCAAAATTAATACGAAATGGATATCTAAAAGAGGGGGGATTGTTAAAAAGAACTATTGCAATAACTGATAAGGGCAGTAGAGTGGTGGATAATATTATTTCTGAAAAAGTAGATAATGCTAATTGA
- a CDS encoding AraC family transcriptional regulator, whose product MGLRDHFSYIKTTDLPEIRILNASICDFKYIKHSHDDYAIGITTKGYQSFFCDGSYYKVPKGGIMLFNPEEVHDGYSQYEDGYSYYMIYIPRSFFMNIVKEIFDEKIRDFSFQKTVVFDDLLRYKLTSLVTAVNNKENNSFLVNELFVAMVEALFDRNSHHSSKDIIPSKRDSLVIKATNLIDETIYEPLTLEEICSELNISKYHFIRIFKGQVGMTPYQYMLDIKMKLACEDLEYGEDILKVVDKYGFYDLSHFHKRFKKVFGVTPLEYQKYMI is encoded by the coding sequence ATGGGTTTAAGAGACCATTTTAGCTATATAAAGACCACGGATTTACCAGAAATTAGAATATTAAATGCATCGATTTGTGATTTTAAATATATAAAGCATTCCCATGATGATTATGCAATTGGTATAACTACAAAGGGCTATCAATCATTTTTTTGTGATGGTTCATATTATAAAGTTCCTAAAGGTGGGATTATGCTCTTTAATCCTGAGGAAGTTCATGATGGATATAGTCAGTATGAGGATGGTTATAGTTATTATATGATATATATACCTAGATCCTTTTTTATGAATATTGTGAAAGAAATTTTCGATGAGAAGATTAGAGATTTTTCTTTTCAAAAGACTGTAGTATTTGATGACTTATTGAGATATAAACTAACTTCATTAGTCACTGCTGTAAATAATAAAGAAAATAATTCATTTCTCGTTAATGAATTATTCGTTGCAATGGTCGAAGCATTATTTGATAGAAATTCACATCATTCATCTAAAGATATTATCCCTTCTAAAAGAGATAGCCTAGTAATTAAGGCCACCAATTTAATTGATGAGACCATCTATGAACCCCTTACTTTAGAAGAAATTTGTAGTGAACTTAATATTTCAAAATATCATTTTATTAGAATCTTCAAAGGGCAGGTGGGAATGACACCCTACCAGTACATGTTAGATATTAAAATGAAATTAGCTTGTGAAGATTTAGAATATGGAGAAGATATACTAAAAGTTGTAGATAAATATGGATTTTATGATTTAAGCCATTTCCATAAAAGATTCAAGAAAGTTTTTGGAGTGACTCCATTGGAATATCAGAAATATATGATTTGA